The following are encoded together in the Coleofasciculus sp. FACHB-T130 genome:
- a CDS encoding NYN domain-containing protein has protein sequence MQRPSPQAVLLVDGYNVIGLWSYLQRTRDRNGLEAARLELIEALVNYSAFKGFETQVVFDAQYQDTRSNCESITHELSVYYTDFGQTADTYIEKTCASFRYNPYRSARRLIVATSDRAQQLTVVGYGAEWMSAQQLGYDVELTARAVIRKNRPKKHSSGRFLANSLDAKARERLAEWRLNQK, from the coding sequence ATGCAACGCCCATCCCCGCAGGCTGTTTTGCTCGTTGACGGCTACAACGTCATTGGACTATGGTCTTACCTGCAAAGAACCCGCGATCGCAATGGGCTAGAAGCCGCTCGTCTTGAATTAATTGAGGCTTTGGTCAATTACAGCGCTTTTAAGGGCTTTGAAACTCAAGTTGTATTTGATGCCCAGTATCAAGACACACGCAGTAATTGTGAATCTATCACCCACGAGCTATCAGTCTATTACACTGATTTTGGGCAGACAGCAGATACTTACATCGAAAAAACCTGTGCCTCCTTTCGTTACAATCCCTACAGATCGGCACGGCGCTTGATTGTCGCTACATCAGATCGGGCGCAGCAATTAACAGTAGTGGGGTATGGCGCAGAATGGATGTCAGCGCAACAGCTGGGTTACGACGTAGAATTAACCGCTCGTGCGGTTATACGCAAAAATAGACCCAAGAAACATTCGTCGGGGCGTTTTTTAGCGAATTCCCTGGATGCTAAAGCTCGCGAGCGTCTGGCTGAGTGGCGTTTGAACCAGAAATAA